AAAACCACTAAAAACGATGATTACTATCTGACGATTACCGAGAGTAAACGTGATTTTAAACATCCTAATTATTACATTAAACATAAAATATTTTTATACAAAGAAGATTTTAATAAATTTTTGACTGCCCTTCAGGAGACCATCGATCATGTAAAAACAGAGCTTCTTCCTGATTACGAATTTGATTTGTATGATAAAATGGAAGACTTTAATGGAGAGGTTGACTTCGGATCAGAAGATTTTGAACTGGAAGAAGATAAAAGCAAAGAAGAGCCAAAGCAATAAGTATTGGTTCTGTTTTATTTGATTATAGTAATATTACCTGTATAGGTCATTTTTGGAGTATTTCCCTGATATTTTATGACCACTACATATACATCGATAGGTGCAGGTTTTCCTTTAAACATCCCATCCCATCCATCATATCTATCAAATGTTTGAAACACCATTTCGCCCCATCTATTAAATATAGACATTTCAAAAACTGCAATATTTGCACTGATAACAGTAAATGAATCATTCACACCATCAGAATTAGGGCTAAATGCATTAGGAACATGTAAAACAGGTTCAAATTCAAAACAGGCTTCATTTGACCATGACATGATAGTTTCCTTCCCTCTTCTCACAGCAGCAATCCGAAAACACTGGTGAATTCCATTAAGTCCGGCTTCTAATATGATACTTGTATCTGAAGTAGACT
Above is a genomic segment from Bacteroidota bacterium containing:
- a CDS encoding DUF3276 family protein; the encoded protein is KTTKNDDYYLTITESKRDFKHPNYYIKHKIFLYKEDFNKFLTALQETIDHVKTELLPDYEFDLYDKMEDFNGEVDFGSEDFELEEDKSKEEPKQ